The nucleotide sequence GCATCGTGTACATCCGGGAGACGGCACGGGTAATCCGCCTTCCGGCCGATGACAGGAGCCCGCGATCGGATACGCTGGACGGCAAGGAGGTTGACGGTGCCTGAAGACATTAACCCGAACGGCCCGGCCGACGGAGCCGACGACGCCGCCAAGGGCCCCCTGCGGGACGCGGCGGGCAACGAGGACACGACCGCGCGTTTCGGCGAGGAGTTCATCTCGAAGATGTACCCCTCGGGCGAGGTGTCGCCGGAGGAGCAGGAGGCCATCGCCGCCCTGCCGTCCGGCTCCGCCCTGCTGATCGTGCGACGGGGGCCGAACTCGGGCGCCCGCTTCCTCCTCGATGCCGACGTCACGACGGCCGGTCGCCATCCCAACGCGGACATCTTCCTCGACGACGTGACGGTCTCGCGTCGTCACGCGGAGTTCACCCGCCGCGGCACCTCCTTCGAGGTCCGCGACCTGGGCTCTCTGAACGGGACGTACTACGACGGCGTCCGGATCGAGAGCGCGCTCCTCTCCGACTCGGCCGAGGTGCAGATCGGCAAGTTCCGCCTCACCTTCTACGCCTCGCGTCACGACCTCGCCGCAGCGGCGAACGGCTAGTGGCCCGGCCGGCCACCAGGGCCGCCGACGGCGCTCCGGCCCTGCTCAGCATCGGCCAGGTCCTCGCGCGGCTCACTCCCGAGTTCCCGGACCTGTCGTCGTCGAAGCTGCGCTTCCTGGAGGAGCGCGGGCTGGTTGCGCCGGCTCGCACGGCCTCGGGGTACCGCAAGTTCTCGCCGGCCGATGTGGAGCGGCTGCGCGCCGTGCTCGCCATGCAGCGCGACCACTACCTCCCGCTGAAGGTCATCAAGAAATACTTCGCCGATCTGGATGCGGGGCTCGATCCGGCGTTCCCTGGCACCGCGCCCGCGGGGTCCATCCTCGCCGGCACCCGGCGGTACCGGCGTGACGAGCTGCTGCGCGAGGCCGGCGCCGACGCGGAACTGCTGCAGGACGCCGTGAGCGCCTCGCTGCTCCCGGCCTCCGACGTGTACGGCGACGAAGCGCTGACCGTGCTCCGCGCCCTTGCCGAGCTCCGCCGCAGCGGGATCGAGCCGCGGCATCTTCGCGGTTTCCGCGCAGCGGCCGAGCGCGAGATCGGGTTGATCGAGACCGCGCTCGTCCCCATCGCGCGCCGCAACGACGTGAGCAGCAAGGCCCGTACGGCCGAACTCGCCCGGGAGATCGCGGCGCAGCTCGACGTGGTGCGCGGCAGCATCATCCGCTCATCCATCGCCCGGCTGCGTCCGTGACGGCCCCGGCGCCTCGACACGCCGAAACCGAAAGGGCGGATGTCGTTGCCCGGCGACCGCCGCGTGGGTACCGTGGATGAAGCGACGCGGATGCGACGCGCGATCCACAACCCGGGGTGAGAGGCGAACAACATGAGCGAACTGAGTCGTGAAGACGGCGTCGCCCGGTACGACCTCGGACTCCTCTTCACCGACGGCCTCCCCGAGATGGACGACGTGAACGGTTACCGCGGTGCGGTCGCCGCCCGCGCGGCCGGCATCTCGTACCGCCAGCTGGACTACTGGGCGCGCACCGGACTGGTCGAGCCGACCGTCCGCGGTGCCGCTGGTTCCGGTTCGCAGCGCCTGTACGGCTTCCGCGACATCCTCGTCCTCAAGCTGGTGAAGCGCCTTCTCGACACCGGCATCTCGCTGCAGCAGATCCGCACGGCGGTCAACCAGCTGCGCGAGTCGGGCGTCAACGACCTCGCCCAGACGACGCTCATGAGCGACGGCGCGAGCGTCTACCTCTGCACCTCGAACGACGAGGTCATCGACCTGGTCAGCCGCGGGCAGGGCGTCTTCGGCATCGCCGTCGGCAAGGTGCTGCGCGAGGTCGAGTCGAGCCTCGTCGAGCTGGACACGCAGACCGACGCCATGGACGAGCTAGCCGCCCGTCGCGCCGCGCGCACCCGCGCCTCCTAAACTCCCGCCACCTAGCCAACAGCTCCTGACTTTTTCGGCCTCAAACGATGTTTTGAGCGGAAAAACTCAGGAGCTGATTGCTTCTTGCCCGGGTCAGGACTGGGCGGTCGCGTACTCGCCGATGCGGGCGGTGCGCAGCACACGCTCCAGCAGCAGGTCGAAGTTGTGCGCCATCTCCTGAGCGCTCTCGCCCGGCCAGACGTGCAGCGGCTTCGCCGCGCCCTGCGCCTGCTGCAGTGACGTGCGCTCCGGCAGCTGGGGCGACAGCACGAGCGGCCCGAACATGTCGCGCAGCTCCTTGATGCGGAACTGGTGCTCGAGCGACTGGACGCGCGCGCGGTTCACGATGATGCCGAGCGGCTGGAGGCGCGGCGAGAGCCCGCGGCGGATCTCCTCGATCGCACGCAGTGCACGGTCGGCGGCGGCGACCGAGAACAGGCCGGGCTCGGTCACGACGGCCACCCGGTCGCTCGCGGCCCACGCTGTGCGGGTGAGCGCGTTGAGCGACGGGGCGCAGTCGATGAGGACCAGCTCGTAGTCGTGCTCGACGTTGGCGAGCGCCTCCTCGAGCTTCCAGATGTCGCGGATGCTCGGGTGCGGTCCGTCGAAGTTGATCGCGGACGGGCTGCCGATCATGACGTCGATCGTGCCGGAACGGCCCTTCGTCCAGCCGGAAGGGGCGATCGCGGCGCGCACGATCTTCTCCTTGGGCGACGCGAGCACATCGGCGACGTTGAGGTGACCGGCGACCTGGATGTCCATGCCGGTCGAGACATCCGATTGCGGATCGAGGTCCACCACCAGCGTCCGGAGGCCCTTCGCGAACGCCGCCGACGCCAGACCGAGCGTCACCGTCGTCTTTCCGACACCGCCCTTGAGGGAGCTAACGCTGAGTACGTGCACGAGAGCCACGTTACCTTCACTAGTCTTAGAGAACCTAACCGTTTGCTGTGTGGTGTCGACCCCTGCTCGAAAGGTCCCCATGTTCCGAAAGATCCTCGTTGCCAACCGCGGTGAAATCGCCATCCGAGCCTTCCGGGCCGCGTACGAGCTCGGCGCCGAAACGGTCGCCGTCTTCCCGTACGAAGATCGCAACTCGATGCACCGCTTGAAGGCTGACGAGGCCTACCAGATCGGCGAGCCGGGCCACCCGGTCCGCGCCTACCTGGATGTGGACGAGATCATCCGCGTCGCGAAGGAGTCCGGCGCGGACGCCATCTACCCCGGCTACGGCTTCCTGTCCGAGAACCCGGACCTGGCCGAGGCGGCTCGCGCCGCCGGCATCACCTTCATCGGCCCGTCCGCCTCCGTGCTCGAGATGGCCGGAAACAAGGTCACGGCGAAGGAGCACGCGATCGCCGCGGGCGTCCCCGTCCTCAAGTCCACCCCGCCGTCGCGCGACATCGACGAACTTCTCGCGGGCGCCGACGCGATCGGCTTCCCCATCTTCGCGAAGGCGGTCGCCGGTGGCGGTGGCCGCGGGATGCGCCGCGTCAGCAGCAAGGACGAGCTGCGTCCGGCGCTCGAGGAGGCCATGCGCGAGGCGGGCAGCGCCTTCGGCGACCCCACGATGTTCCTGGAGCAGGCCGTGCTCCGCCCGCGTCACATCGAAGTGCAGATCCTCGCCGACGGCACGG is from Leifsonia sp. 466MF and encodes:
- a CDS encoding FHA domain-containing protein, with the translated sequence MPEDINPNGPADGADDAAKGPLRDAAGNEDTTARFGEEFISKMYPSGEVSPEEQEAIAALPSGSALLIVRRGPNSGARFLLDADVTTAGRHPNADIFLDDVTVSRRHAEFTRRGTSFEVRDLGSLNGTYYDGVRIESALLSDSAEVQIGKFRLTFYASRHDLAAAANG
- the ftsR gene encoding transcriptional regulator FtsR, yielding MARPATRAADGAPALLSIGQVLARLTPEFPDLSSSKLRFLEERGLVAPARTASGYRKFSPADVERLRAVLAMQRDHYLPLKVIKKYFADLDAGLDPAFPGTAPAGSILAGTRRYRRDELLREAGADAELLQDAVSASLLPASDVYGDEALTVLRALAELRRSGIEPRHLRGFRAAAEREIGLIETALVPIARRNDVSSKARTAELAREIAAQLDVVRGSIIRSSIARLRP
- a CDS encoding MerR family transcriptional regulator codes for the protein MSELSREDGVARYDLGLLFTDGLPEMDDVNGYRGAVAARAAGISYRQLDYWARTGLVEPTVRGAAGSGSQRLYGFRDILVLKLVKRLLDTGISLQQIRTAVNQLRESGVNDLAQTTLMSDGASVYLCTSNDEVIDLVSRGQGVFGIAVGKVLREVESSLVELDTQTDAMDELAARRAARTRAS
- a CDS encoding ParA family protein codes for the protein MHVLSVSSLKGGVGKTTVTLGLASAAFAKGLRTLVVDLDPQSDVSTGMDIQVAGHLNVADVLASPKEKIVRAAIAPSGWTKGRSGTIDVMIGSPSAINFDGPHPSIRDIWKLEEALANVEHDYELVLIDCAPSLNALTRTAWAASDRVAVVTEPGLFSVAAADRALRAIEEIRRGLSPRLQPLGIIVNRARVQSLEHQFRIKELRDMFGPLVLSPQLPERTSLQQAQGAAKPLHVWPGESAQEMAHNFDLLLERVLRTARIGEYATAQS